One Paenibacillus sp. SYP-B4298 genomic window, GTTGATTCTGTAATCTCTGCCGCCATATTGCTATGGGCCAGATACCCCTCATATACCCCGTCCTCAAGGAGCAGCTCCTCCTCGATGACATACATGCCGCCATCTTGTCGCTTGTTCAGCTTCTCCACAAAACGATCGATAGGCTCTGCTGTAGACATCAGCTACACCCCCAGACGAATCGCGCCTGCAAGCGGCACTTCTTCCGCCTCCAGTGCGATATTGGCGCTGCCGCCATTGAGCTTCAGCTCACTGTAATCCGCTACTCCCGGGATGCCCAGCAGCAGCGTACCGACCCGTGCGACACTGACATAGCTGTCCACGAAGGCCATGCTGCGGAAATAGGCCTGCAATTCCAGTGACAACGAATCGCTCACCTCCTGCAGCGTGTAGCCTGGCGCAAGCACCACCGTGCTATCGACCTCGATGCTCTTGCCTAGCGCCGGGCTAACCGTTACCTGCGCACCGATCGGGCGCAACTGCTCGATATGCTCTCTGACCTGCTGCACCAGCTCAGCGGTTGGCGGCAGCTTGTCGCTGTCGGCAATAACCGTCTTGACGGTGCCCGGACCGCTCCAGAGCGGATGTACCTTGACAGCGCCGACTCCCGGCACCTCAAGCGCCCAGTTTTTATAATCGTAGAGATTGCCCCCGGCTGAGGGCGTCTGCACACGGGTCAGGTAGCGGCTTCGCAACGCCTCGTCGCTCTCCGCCTCCTTGCCAGGCACGACCACCTCTGCCAGCTCAGCACGAGCCAGACCAGCAATATATTGAATCGGCACCAGTGCGCCATAGCTCTGATTGCCGATGATACCAGCCGACTCGCACTCCACCATGTACTCGCCTGCATCCAGCCGCCGCACAACCTTAAAGTTCGTGTTACCCGCCGAGAAACGGCTCTGCAACGGAATCTCCAGCCTGCCATCCTCGGTATCATAGAAGATTGCCCTTCGCTGGGCAGGCGTGGCCTGCTGGCGATTAAGGCCGAAATCGGCGGCGCGCCGCTCCAGATATTCTCCCGTTGCCGTATCCGCGAACGACAGATCGAGATTGAGATCCAGCTCCATATACATCTGGGCGAGCTCAGCAGCAGCAGGCGCCAACGCATCATAGATGATGCTGCCTTCTCGCTTGTCGAGCACATCCGGTACCTTGGCAAGCATTCGTTCCAGCAAAAAATCAAACGTGTACGCTTCGTACATTAATTCACCCCCTGAGACACCACAAACTCGCCAGCAACAGATACGACGGTAAATTCCACCGCAATATTCTCTGCATGGCGAGTCATGCTAAAATTATCAATAGATCGTATGCGTTCATCCTGCAATACAGCCTCTTTGATCCAGCGCTCCATCTCAATCTCGATCGGGTTGGGCCGAATCTCCGAGCCGTAGTCTGCACTGTAGATCAGATACACGTAACGCTCTGTCGCGAGCGCCTTGTATACGGCCTGCTTGATCGCATCCAGCCCATCGATTCTACTGCTTATACGCTTCTGTCCGACGTCCAGCTTGTAGGTCAGGCTCGGCTGATCCGACTGGCGCTCATACGGAATGCGCGCCGGCATCGCTCCACTTGGCAGCATTTAGCTCACCACCCGATCCAAAATCACGTAGTCTTGTCCTCCTTGGCAGCGCAGCAGGATCAGCTTATCCCCCAGCTTCAGCCCCTCCTGCAGCACGACCTCCTCCGAACCGATCCTCTGCTTCTTCTCCTGCAGAGATTGCGGCATAATCAAAAATTCACCAGGCAGCGTCAGCCGCTGATCCACGTTAACCTCAAGCGGCTGCTCGCTCGTTACTTTGCCATAGACCACGGCGACCGGATTGCCAGCCTCCACGGCACTGGCTCCAATTAGCTTGATCTTCTCAATCAGACTCATAGTCGATACACCACCAGTTCCAGCGACATTGTATGCTCATCTCCTTTGAAGCTATGACTGCACTCATTGATGACATAGAACCCCTCAATACCGAGCTCCTCGATCATGACATAGATGGTATGACCCGCCCGCAGCCCCGGGTACCCGAGCGCAGTGAGACTTAACGTCACCTGCTCGCGATTTTTCATCGTCATGAGATGCTGCAGCGTCTCCTCAATCTGAGCCTCGTTCTTCCCTTCGTCTACCTTCTCGTAATATTGGAGCGTTCCCCACTTGGCCATATTCGAGCTGTCCCGCGCCATATAGACCTCGCGCTTGCCTGTGTCCTTATTGTCCCGCACCAGCTTGATCTGATTGTACGTATCATTATCGATCGAGCGGCTGCTGCTAAAGCCCGTTAGCAAGCTTTTCTCGCCCACGACCACCTGTTGCCGCATATCCTCCAGCTTGCGCAGCGTGATGGAGCCAAAATCATCATAGAGCACGTAAAGCTGCTTCTCGGACACCAGCGTATGATCCAGCGCGGTGCAGATAATGTCCATCAGCTTCTTGCCGTCTTCCAGCAGCTTAGGGATGGCATAGCGAGTATCCGCCAGTTCGCCTACCTGCAGCTCATTATCTGAGGCAATCTTGCGGATGATCTCTGTCGCGGTCTTATTTGTAAATACATAGGTGTCACTCGTCATCAAGTACCGGAGCTGGTCGTAAGCTGTTACGCTCAAGCTCTCGTTCTCATCCTCACTAACGATGAAAATATAACCATAGAACAGGTTCACATCATCCATGCGAATACGCAGAACATTGCCCGGCTCGAACTTGACCTCCTCCGGAGACAGGAAGGATCGCTTCAGAAATTTCATTTCCACACTGGAGGCCGCGCCTACGCGAACCGTCTTGAACGTCAAGCTGCTCACCATGCCGGAGATATCCCATAAGGTTCCGTCGCGATTATCCACGATGACTTCAATCATGTCGCTCCCGTCTTCCTTCCCTCTGGTGTTATCGGCAGCTTCAGCACCATGCCGATCGGTAATTTCCTTAATTGATCCGCGCGAATCGAATTGAGCTTCATGATCTCCTTGTACCGCTGCTCATCCTTCAGTTGTGTCCGGGCCACGCTCCAGAGCGAGTCCCCCTTCTTCAGCGTGTAGGTGGCTGGAGGAACCCGCTCATCAGGCCGAGGCTGCTTATCCTGCTTGGCTACCGCCTCTTCGCCCTCCTTCTGTACCACTACCGCTTTGCGGGTCAGATGAAAGCGGTACTCCTTCAACGTCAGCTTAAATTCGATATCGCCACCGCTGCCTGCCACCTCGCGCCGATCGAACTGCTCGATGCTGACCGCGATGGAGAACTTGTATCCTTCAGTATGCACAAGCAGCCGGGATGGTCGCCGGGACTCCTGCCAGCGATTGATGGTGGACACATAGTAGCTCGGTTCCTTCCAATGCTGACTGTCGATGGTCAAATAGTGGGCAGGTATGGCAGGAAAGACACCCTCGAAGCTCACCTCAGCCAATTGACGCGAATGAATGACATTCACCTCGCCCAGACCTATAATGTCGAAGCTCGCTCCGCGCCCTGTCTTCTTCACCTCCAGCGACTCCGGCAGCACCGGAAAATCGAACATTTCGGCGAAATTGTTATGGCTCAAGTTGATGCGATATTTCGGTTTGTTTTCCTTCTTCTCATTCAGAAGATCCTTGATTTTTTGATCGATGATATATCGCCAGAAATCCAGTTGAATCACCTCCGTAACCCTCTCCATATGAATGTATGGCAGGCCAGCATGACCACCTCAGACAGCAGCAAGCGGCGTCTGGCACTACCCATAGACGCCGCTTGCTGTGCTTGTAATCTGCTTGGTTAATATGTCCTCGATCTTGGCGATCATCGTATCCACATCATCCCCATTACGAACATCTCCCGTCGTTACCTGAACTGTCGGGGTCAATGTAACGAAGTTCTGAATCGCCTTCATCTCCGCCAGATCGCGCATTACCTTCAGATCCTCGCTGGAGATGTCCACCTGCTCGTCAATATTGCCTAGCGAGTTGACACGGTTCACTGTACCGATATTGCCAGCACCGCCTTCGTCGGCGGTTCCCCATGTGCCGTTCTTGAGCTTGTCGGAGAGGAATGGATCGGCGTTCAGACCATTTGTCGACAAGTCGATAGCAGCCTGGGAGCCTGTCTGGTACAAGTCATTGGGATTAACATGATCCAATCTTGAGCCGCTGAGATCAACGACGTCCTCGAGGCTGGTTGGCTTCTGCATTCCATCCATCAGATTTTTGATCCCATCGCTGATCGCATGCACATTATCCTCATCAAATAACTGAGCCTGACCCATATCTAAGCCAAAAATATCGTTGATCTTTTTGCTGAGCCAGTTAAATGCCGTCAGGGCACCATTAACAGCACCAATAATGGAGGTCATAAATGACCCGGCAAAGTCCTCCACGCCCACAGCCATATTGTATAAAAATTCAAGGAAGATCATCTTGACATCGTAGAACAGCT contains:
- a CDS encoding baseplate J/gp47 family protein, which translates into the protein MYEAYTFDFLLERMLAKVPDVLDKREGSIIYDALAPAAAELAQMYMELDLNLDLSFADTATGEYLERRAADFGLNRQQATPAQRRAIFYDTEDGRLEIPLQSRFSAGNTNFKVVRRLDAGEYMVECESAGIIGNQSYGALVPIQYIAGLARAELAEVVVPGKEAESDEALRSRYLTRVQTPSAGGNLYDYKNWALEVPGVGAVKVHPLWSGPGTVKTVIADSDKLPPTAELVQQVREHIEQLRPIGAQVTVSPALGKSIEVDSTVVLAPGYTLQEVSDSLSLELQAYFRSMAFVDSYVSVARVGTLLLGIPGVADYSELKLNGGSANIALEAEEVPLAGAIRLGV
- a CDS encoding DUF2634 domain-containing protein; protein product: MLPSGAMPARIPYERQSDQPSLTYKLDVGQKRISSRIDGLDAIKQAVYKALATERYVYLIYSADYGSEIRPNPIEIEMERWIKEAVLQDERIRSIDNFSMTRHAENIAVEFTVVSVAGEFVVSQGVN
- a CDS encoding DUF2577 domain-containing protein; protein product: MSLIEKIKLIGASAVEAGNPVAVVYGKVTSEQPLEVNVDQRLTLPGEFLIMPQSLQEKKQRIGSEEVVLQEGLKLGDKLILLRCQGGQDYVILDRVVS
- a CDS encoding XkdQ/YqbQ family protein, with product MIEVIVDNRDGTLWDISGMVSSLTFKTVRVGAASSVEMKFLKRSFLSPEEVKFEPGNVLRIRMDDVNLFYGYIFIVSEDENESLSVTAYDQLRYLMTSDTYVFTNKTATEIIRKIASDNELQVGELADTRYAIPKLLEDGKKLMDIICTALDHTLVSEKQLYVLYDDFGSITLRKLEDMRQQVVVGEKSLLTGFSSSRSIDNDTYNQIKLVRDNKDTGKREVYMARDSSNMAKWGTLQYYEKVDEGKNEAQIEETLQHLMTMKNREQVTLSLTALGYPGLRAGHTIYVMIEELGIEGFYVINECSHSFKGDEHTMSLELVVYRL
- a CDS encoding LysM peptidoglycan-binding domain-containing protein: MIQLDFWRYIIDQKIKDLLNEKKENKPKYRINLSHNNFAEMFDFPVLPESLEVKKTGRGASFDIIGLGEVNVIHSRQLAEVSFEGVFPAIPAHYLTIDSQHWKEPSYYVSTINRWQESRRPSRLLVHTEGYKFSIAVSIEQFDRREVAGSGGDIEFKLTLKEYRFHLTRKAVVVQKEGEEAVAKQDKQPRPDERVPPATYTLKKGDSLWSVARTQLKDEQRYKEIMKLNSIRADQLRKLPIGMVLKLPITPEGRKTGAT